In Dendropsophus ebraccatus isolate aDenEbr1 chromosome 14, aDenEbr1.pat, whole genome shotgun sequence, the following proteins share a genomic window:
- the ELAC2 gene encoding zinc phosphodiesterase ELAC protein 2 isoform X1, with the protein MGFSGLLWRRLSRLLVMSQPEARAYSARKNKTPKEPLRHIKNRARQEERHSPAVVYVQVVAAGSRDAGASVYLFSDHNRYLFNCGEGAQRLMHENKVKLSRLDNVFITRMDWANVGGLSGVLLTLRDVGLPNCILSGPPQLIKFLHAIKTYCGPMDGMTVDVRPYTDPLYSDDTMSVTQVPIFSSKAGSESPPRSPSPKLEADQSQSEPKRKPMSADHRIRRSTRPPPCVIAYVCKLHDKKGHFLVLKAKECGLPVGTREIGPIIQELKAGKSVTYEGKEIFPEDVLSPDVPGPTFIVVECPSEDFITPVTENVEWRRYQEGKAETSAALVIHMTPEHILKNSNYREWMERFGPGTEHLLLNEHTSTVHNLSSYRIQSQLHLIHPEIFPQLPEIRPKDEASDVPWVRAESLLKYQLRPKVEWQRDQVAQNQTAEFVKEAMELPEFKMALEECQRLLRSDGKPTKEGATHYPEVVFLGTGSAVPMKTRNVSGTLVHASPSALMLLDCGEGTFGQLYRHYGDAVDDILSRLSAVFISHIHADHHTGLLQMLLERERALASLGKPFSPVLVIGPTTLMTWLNQYHDHCQEVLHNIRFIPSWSLLETSQVDCPKTQGLIASLLKTFQLEKFQTCYVRHCKNAFGCAIVHQSGWKLVFSGDTMPCDALIKMGKDATLVIHEATLEDGLEQDAIEKTHSTTSQAIAVGMNMNAEFMMLNHFSQRYAKLPLMSDSFSNKVGVSFDHMRIRLSDLQTLPKLMAPLKALFAEHLEELEERKQKRELRQLEETEFASSDSKTDASSVKRELDDGNTSSNVKKLKAN; encoded by the exons ATGGGGTTCTCAGGCCTGCTGTGGAGGCGCCTGTCACGGCTTCTCGTCATGTCCCAACCCGAGGCTCGGGCCTACAGTGCCCGTAAGAACAAGACGCCTAAAGAGCCGCTGCGGCACATAAAGAACCGGGCGCGGCAGGAGGAGCGGCACAGCCCGGCCGTGGTCTATGTGCAGGTGGTGGCGGCTGGAAGCAGAGATGCCGGCGCCTCGGTCTATCTGTTCTCTGACCACAACAG GTATCTGTTTAACTGTGGAGAGGGGGCGCAGAGACTTATGCACGAGAACAA GGTGAAGTTGTCGCGGCTTGATAACGTCTTCATTACCAGGATGGACTGGGCCAATGTGGGGGGGTTGTCAG GTGTCCTCCTGACCCTGAGGGATGTGGGGCTCCCTAACTGTATACTTTCTGGACCCCCACAGCTG ATAAAATTCCTTCACGCTATAAAAACATACTGTGGTCCCATGGACGGCATGACAGTAG ATGTGCGTCCTTACACCGATCCCCTCTACAGCGATGACACCATGTCCGTCACACAAGTGCCCATCTTCA GCAGTAAAGCAGGCAGCGAGAGTCCCCCGAGGTCTCCATCTCCGAAACTTGAAGCTGATCAAAGTCAGTCAGAACCGAAACGAAAGCCCATGTCGGCCG atcacaGGATAAGACGTTCCACCAGACCCCCTCCTTGTGTGATCGCTTATGTCTGCAAG CTTCATGACAAGAAAGGACACTTCCTGGTACTGAAGGCAAAGGAATGTGGACTTCCAGT AGGGACCAGAGAGATCGGCCCAATCATACAAGAGCTGAAGGCTGGAAAAAGTGTCACATATGAGGGAAAAGAG ATCTTCCCTGAGGACGTCCTGAGCCCTGATGTCCCAGGTCCAACCTTTATCGTAGTGGAATGTCCAAGCGAAGACTTTATAACACCTGTCACTGAGAATGTGGAATGGAGGAG gtaTCAGGAAGGTAAAGCAGAGACCTCAGCGGCTTTAGTAATACACATGACCCCTGAACACATTCTCAAGAACAGCAACTACCGAGAGTGGATGGAGAG ATTTGGCCCCGGCACTGAGCACCTCCTCCTGAATGAGCACACCTCCACTGTACACAACCTGAGCAGCTACAGGATCCAGAGCCAGCTGCACCTGATCCATCCAGAGATATTTCCACAGCTTCCCGAGATCCGACCAAAG GATGAAGCTTCTGATGTTCCCTGGGTGAGGGCGGAATCTCTCCTCAAATACCAGCTGAGACCCAAAGTGGAATGGCAGAG GGATCAAGTGGCACAGAACCAGACTGCAGAATTTGTGAAGGAGGCAATGGAGCTGCCCGAATTTAAGATGGCACTGGAGGAATGTCAGCGTCTCCTGCGGTCGGATGGAAAGCCGACAAAGG AGGGTGCCACGCACTATCCAGAAGTGGTGTTTCTAGGGACGGGCTCTGCCGTTCCCATGAAGACTCGTAACGTCAGTGGTACACTAGTGCACGCCAG CCCATCGGCCCTGATGCTCCTTGACTGTGGAGAAGGAACATTCGGCCAGCTGTATCGACACTATGGAGATGCTGTGGACGACATCCTGAGCCGGCTGTCTGCCGTGTTCATATCCCATATTCACGCCGACCACCACACG GGTCTCCTCCAGATGCTGCTGGAAAGAGAGCGAGCGCTG GCGTCTCTTGGAAAGCCGTTCAGCCCTGTGCTGGTTATAGGACCCACCACCCTAATGACCTGGTTAAATCAATACCACGACCACTGCCAGGAGGTTCTCCACAATATCCG CTTCATACCGTCATGGAGCTTGTTAGAAACCTCACAGGTGGATTGTCCTAAAACGCAAGGCTTGATCGCTTCTCTCCTCAAGACGTTCCAATTAGAAAAA TTTCAGACCTGCTATGTCCGTCACTGTAAGAATGCGTTCGGCTGTGCGATTGTTCATCAGTCCGGCTGGAAGTTGGTGTTTTCTGGGGACACCATGCCTTGTGATGCCCTCATCAAGATGG GTAAGGACGCCACTCTAGTGATCCACGAGGCCACGCTGGAGGATGGGCTGGAGCAGGATGCCATTGAGAAGACACACAG CACAACCTCCCAGGCCATCGCTGTAGGAATGAACATGAACGCCGAGTTCATGATGCTGAATCACTTCAGTCAGCGCTACGCCAAGCTGCCCCTCATGAGCGACAGCTTCAGTAACAAGGTTGGAGTCTCTTTCGATCACATGAGG ATCCGACTGAGCGACTTGCAAACTCTCCCCAAGCTGATGGCCCCCCTCAAGGCACTGTTTGCTGAACACCTGGAAGAATTGGAGGAGCGGAAGCAGAAGAGGGAACTGCGACAGCTGGAGGAAACGGAGTTTGCGTCAAGCGACTCAAAAACTGATGCATCCAGTGTGAAACGGGAGCTGGACGACGGCAACACCTCCAGCAACGTCAAGAAGCTGAAGGCCAACTGA
- the ELAC2 gene encoding zinc phosphodiesterase ELAC protein 2 isoform X2, producing the protein MHENKVKLSRLDNVFITRMDWANVGGLSGVLLTLRDVGLPNCILSGPPQLIKFLHAIKTYCGPMDGMTVDVRPYTDPLYSDDTMSVTQVPIFSSKAGSESPPRSPSPKLEADQSQSEPKRKPMSADHRIRRSTRPPPCVIAYVCKLHDKKGHFLVLKAKECGLPVGTREIGPIIQELKAGKSVTYEGKEIFPEDVLSPDVPGPTFIVVECPSEDFITPVTENVEWRRYQEGKAETSAALVIHMTPEHILKNSNYREWMERFGPGTEHLLLNEHTSTVHNLSSYRIQSQLHLIHPEIFPQLPEIRPKDEASDVPWVRAESLLKYQLRPKVEWQRDQVAQNQTAEFVKEAMELPEFKMALEECQRLLRSDGKPTKEGATHYPEVVFLGTGSAVPMKTRNVSGTLVHASPSALMLLDCGEGTFGQLYRHYGDAVDDILSRLSAVFISHIHADHHTGLLQMLLERERALASLGKPFSPVLVIGPTTLMTWLNQYHDHCQEVLHNIRFIPSWSLLETSQVDCPKTQGLIASLLKTFQLEKFQTCYVRHCKNAFGCAIVHQSGWKLVFSGDTMPCDALIKMGKDATLVIHEATLEDGLEQDAIEKTHSTTSQAIAVGMNMNAEFMMLNHFSQRYAKLPLMSDSFSNKVGVSFDHMRIRLSDLQTLPKLMAPLKALFAEHLEELEERKQKRELRQLEETEFASSDSKTDASSVKRELDDGNTSSNVKKLKAN; encoded by the exons ATGCACGAGAACAA GGTGAAGTTGTCGCGGCTTGATAACGTCTTCATTACCAGGATGGACTGGGCCAATGTGGGGGGGTTGTCAG GTGTCCTCCTGACCCTGAGGGATGTGGGGCTCCCTAACTGTATACTTTCTGGACCCCCACAGCTG ATAAAATTCCTTCACGCTATAAAAACATACTGTGGTCCCATGGACGGCATGACAGTAG ATGTGCGTCCTTACACCGATCCCCTCTACAGCGATGACACCATGTCCGTCACACAAGTGCCCATCTTCA GCAGTAAAGCAGGCAGCGAGAGTCCCCCGAGGTCTCCATCTCCGAAACTTGAAGCTGATCAAAGTCAGTCAGAACCGAAACGAAAGCCCATGTCGGCCG atcacaGGATAAGACGTTCCACCAGACCCCCTCCTTGTGTGATCGCTTATGTCTGCAAG CTTCATGACAAGAAAGGACACTTCCTGGTACTGAAGGCAAAGGAATGTGGACTTCCAGT AGGGACCAGAGAGATCGGCCCAATCATACAAGAGCTGAAGGCTGGAAAAAGTGTCACATATGAGGGAAAAGAG ATCTTCCCTGAGGACGTCCTGAGCCCTGATGTCCCAGGTCCAACCTTTATCGTAGTGGAATGTCCAAGCGAAGACTTTATAACACCTGTCACTGAGAATGTGGAATGGAGGAG gtaTCAGGAAGGTAAAGCAGAGACCTCAGCGGCTTTAGTAATACACATGACCCCTGAACACATTCTCAAGAACAGCAACTACCGAGAGTGGATGGAGAG ATTTGGCCCCGGCACTGAGCACCTCCTCCTGAATGAGCACACCTCCACTGTACACAACCTGAGCAGCTACAGGATCCAGAGCCAGCTGCACCTGATCCATCCAGAGATATTTCCACAGCTTCCCGAGATCCGACCAAAG GATGAAGCTTCTGATGTTCCCTGGGTGAGGGCGGAATCTCTCCTCAAATACCAGCTGAGACCCAAAGTGGAATGGCAGAG GGATCAAGTGGCACAGAACCAGACTGCAGAATTTGTGAAGGAGGCAATGGAGCTGCCCGAATTTAAGATGGCACTGGAGGAATGTCAGCGTCTCCTGCGGTCGGATGGAAAGCCGACAAAGG AGGGTGCCACGCACTATCCAGAAGTGGTGTTTCTAGGGACGGGCTCTGCCGTTCCCATGAAGACTCGTAACGTCAGTGGTACACTAGTGCACGCCAG CCCATCGGCCCTGATGCTCCTTGACTGTGGAGAAGGAACATTCGGCCAGCTGTATCGACACTATGGAGATGCTGTGGACGACATCCTGAGCCGGCTGTCTGCCGTGTTCATATCCCATATTCACGCCGACCACCACACG GGTCTCCTCCAGATGCTGCTGGAAAGAGAGCGAGCGCTG GCGTCTCTTGGAAAGCCGTTCAGCCCTGTGCTGGTTATAGGACCCACCACCCTAATGACCTGGTTAAATCAATACCACGACCACTGCCAGGAGGTTCTCCACAATATCCG CTTCATACCGTCATGGAGCTTGTTAGAAACCTCACAGGTGGATTGTCCTAAAACGCAAGGCTTGATCGCTTCTCTCCTCAAGACGTTCCAATTAGAAAAA TTTCAGACCTGCTATGTCCGTCACTGTAAGAATGCGTTCGGCTGTGCGATTGTTCATCAGTCCGGCTGGAAGTTGGTGTTTTCTGGGGACACCATGCCTTGTGATGCCCTCATCAAGATGG GTAAGGACGCCACTCTAGTGATCCACGAGGCCACGCTGGAGGATGGGCTGGAGCAGGATGCCATTGAGAAGACACACAG CACAACCTCCCAGGCCATCGCTGTAGGAATGAACATGAACGCCGAGTTCATGATGCTGAATCACTTCAGTCAGCGCTACGCCAAGCTGCCCCTCATGAGCGACAGCTTCAGTAACAAGGTTGGAGTCTCTTTCGATCACATGAGG ATCCGACTGAGCGACTTGCAAACTCTCCCCAAGCTGATGGCCCCCCTCAAGGCACTGTTTGCTGAACACCTGGAAGAATTGGAGGAGCGGAAGCAGAAGAGGGAACTGCGACAGCTGGAGGAAACGGAGTTTGCGTCAAGCGACTCAAAAACTGATGCATCCAGTGTGAAACGGGAGCTGGACGACGGCAACACCTCCAGCAACGTCAAGAAGCTGAAGGCCAACTGA
- the LOC138772354 gene encoding E3 ubiquitin/ISG15 ligase TRIM25-like codes for MASTDLREELSCSICLNIYSNPVTLMCGHNFCRGCIDRVLDTQGGSGEYSCPECRTSFMGRPVLQANWTLCNLAERFQFTPSEGNSGVMCTHCIHAPVPAVKFCLHCEASLCLDHLRVHSTAPEHILCDPNAAINSRKCTVHKKILEYHCSEDSTLICMSCIVEGEHRGHQVESIAKASEKKKREMLKLLQQLTSQRSEMEKSFQSLEENKKSVHDKAACAVKKIAAMFDDIRRQLEDMEKRVLMVVSRQEEHASLIVSNQIRQMETKKDELSKVMNRIDALCHMTDPMTVLQEQVPCWSEFFEQGSIGDCSNNGQSHEDVDLGIEPISNALHTLSDIIGSVAAGLYTPHRAAIILDVNTAGDHITISQNLKGAAYSENINDLPKTPERFEPNQVLSRQSFSSGTHYWDVEGNGLGMWRVGVCYPSIDRAGVSAVIGDNTKSWVLEYFINEYSAVHNNEDVNIAQDVSCNRVRICLDYEAGKLSFYELSDPIHHLHTFSATFTEPLYAAFWLGWDTIHKDSWVKIEDCET; via the coding sequence ATGGCGTCTACAGATCTGAGAGAGGAGCTGAGCTGCTCCATCTGCCTAAACATCTACAGCAATCCGGTCACCCTGATGTGTGGGCACAACTTTTGCCGGGGGTGCATCGATCGTGTGCTGGATACACAGGGAGGGTCTGGAGAATACAGCTGTCCTGAATGCAGAACAAGTTTTATGGGGCGTCCTGTCCTGCAGGCGAATTGGACTCTGTGTAACCTAGCTGAGAGATTCCAGTTTACTCCATCGGAAGGGAACAGTGGAGTCATGTGTACACACTGCATTCATGCTCCAGTCCCTGCTGTCAAGTTCTGTCTGCATTGTGAAGCTTCTCTGTGCCTCGACCATCTCAGGGTCCACAGCACGGCTCCAGAACACATCCTATGTGACCCCAACGCTGCAATAAATTCCAGGAAATGTACCGTCCACAAGAAGATCCTGGAATATCACTGCTCCGAGGACTCTACACttatctgtatgtcctgcatcgTGGAAGGAGAACACAGAGGACACCAAGTGGAGTCCATCGCTAAAGCCAgcgagaagaagaagagagaaatGTTAAAACTTCTGCAGCAACTAACATCACAGAGATCAGAGATGGAGAAAAGTTTTCAAAGTCTGGAGGAAAACAAGAAAAGTGTCCACGATAAAGCCGCTTGTGCCGTAAAGAAAATAGCTGCCATGTTTGATGACATCAGGAGACAGCTGGAAGACATGGAGAAGAGGGTCCTGATGGTGGTCTCCAGGCAGGAAGAGCATGCATCGCTAATAGTATCCAACCAGATCCGACAGATGGAGACAAAGAAGGATGAGCTGTCCAAGGTGATGAATCGCATCGACGCCTTGTGTCACATGACCGACCCGATGACTGTCCTACAAGAACAGGTACCATGTTGGAGTGAATTTTTTGAGCAAGGTTCAATAGGAGATTGCAGCAATAATGGACAAAGCCATGAAGATGTCGATTTGGGTATAGAACCCATCTCTAATGCGTTACACACCCTCTCTGATATCATAGGAAGTGTGGCAGCTGGCCTTTATACCCCACATCGTGCCGCCATTATACTGGATGTGAACACTGCTGGAGATCACATTACTATATCACAAAATCTTAAAGGGGCAGCTTATTCTGAAAACATAAATGATCTCCCCAAAACACCGGAGAGATTTGAGCCTAATCAGGTATTGAGCAGACAGAGCTTCTCATCGGGGACACATTACTGGGACGTGGAGGGTAATGGGTTGGGGATGTGGAGGGTCGGAGTGTGTTACCCCAGTATAGACCGGGCTGGTGTCAGCGCCGTCATTGGTGATAACACCAAGTCCTGGGTTCTGGAATATTTTATCAATGAATATTCAGCCGTACACAACAATGAAGATGTCAATATAGCTCAAGATGTATCATGTAATCGGGTGAGGATAtgtctggattatgaggccggAAAGTTATCCTTCTACGAGCTCAGTGATCCCATCCACCACCTCCACACCTTCTCTGccaccttcaccgagcccctGTATGCGGCTTTCTGGCTGGGGTGGGATACGATCCATAAAGACAGCTGGGTGAAGATTGAGGATTGTGAAACATAA